CACCACCCCTGGAGACACCCTTGCCATCACCCTCGCCGAAGGATCCGTCCAAGCCCGGGTGACCCACGTAACAGAGGCCCCATGAGACACTTTTCCCGCGCATCTTTTATCTCAACACTCTCCCTGCTGCTGGGGCTGTTTTCACTCTGGCTGCCCACTTCTGCCTCTGCCAAGGGGGTGGAGATGCATCTCTCAGGACCCCTGGAACCCGGTTCGGCCGCCCTGCTCCGCGTTAAAAATTTTCCCGCCAACTCCGTGATTCAGGCGACACTTGGCGGCATACTTTTTCCCATCACCGACGAAGGCGTGGGATTGGTCGCCGTCGACATGGAAGCCAAGCCCGGCCCTCTCACCTTGCGGGTCACGGTGGATCCACCCCAGGGAAGACGCACCACCCTGGAACAGACCATCCAGCTTCCCAGCCGTCAGTATAAGGAAGAACGCATCGATGGCCTGCCAGGCAAAAAGGTGGACCTTAACAAGCCCGATCTCACCCGGGCGGGCAAAGAGACCGCCGCGA
Above is a genomic segment from Magnetococcales bacterium containing:
- a CDS encoding M23 family metallopeptidase, with the translated sequence MRHFSRASFISTLSLLLGLFSLWLPTSASAKGVEMHLSGPLEPGSAALLRVKNFPANSVIQATLGGILFPITDEGVGLVAVDMEAKPGPLTLRVTVDPPQGRRTTLEQTIQLPSRQYKEERIDGLPGKKVDLNKPDLTRAGKETAAIRATYKRRGGMPGYGDGFVKPVEGRLSGVFGSRRILNGKPRKPHSGIDIAAPKGTPVRSTASGKVALVGNDYFFTGNTVIVDHGDGVISLYSHMDSIAVSEGMWVAKGSTIGTVGMTGRATGPHLHFAVLVRKARVDPLLLPGIRE